From the genome of Novosphingobium sp. P6W:
CGACGAGTTCCTCACCCCGGCCCCCTTCCAGTTCTTCGCCGACTTTTCGGGCGATCTTGCCGAAGCCGTGCGCAAGGGCCGGGCGGAGGAATTCGCCGGGTTCGCCAGCTTCGGCGGCGATGTTCCCGATCCCATCGCGCGCGAAACCTTCCTCGCCTCGAAGATCGGCGAGCCGGACCGTCCCGAGCAGTGGGAACACGAACAGTTCGTCCACGGCCTGCTGACCCTGCGCGCCGGCCATATCGCCCCGCTGCTTGCGCAACACCCGAACCCGGTCGCTGCCGTGAATCGCAGCGGGCCGCAGATCGAGGCACGCTGGACATTCGGGTCCACCGCCCTGCTTCTGCGGGCGCGGCTCGGGATCGGGGAACGCGCCGATTTCGAGGCGCACCCTGCGCCGATCCTGCAACTGTCCGATCCGTCCAGCCCCTTTGCGTTCTCTGCCGCCGTGACGGCCTTGTGAGACGGGAGTAACCTTTGATGCCGCCAGCCGTACCCGTCGCCACCTACCGCCTCCAGCTGCGCTGCGGCGTCGATCTTGACCGCGCCCGAACGCTGCTGCCATGGCTGGTCGAGCTGGGGGTTAGCCACCTCTACCTCTCCCCGCCGTTCCACGCCGCCAGCGGCTCCACCCACGGCTACGACGTGATCGACCCGACCCGCATCGACCCCGTGCTGGGCGGCGAGGAGGCCTTTGCAGCGCTGAGCGATGCTGCCCAGCGGGTCGGGATCGGCATCGTCATCGATATCGTCCCCAACCACATGGCCTTCACGCCCGAAAATCGGTTCCTTGCCGATGTGATGCGCCATGGAACAGACAGCCGCTTCGCCGGCGTGTTCGACATCGATTGGGATAAAGGCCCGATCCACTTCCCGGTCCTGGACGGCACCGTGGCCGAAGTGCACGCGGCGGGCCAGATCGCGCTTGCGGGCAGCGGCGACGACCCCAGCCTGCGCGTTTATGACCGCGAATATCCGTTACGCCTGACCCCGCTCGCCCAGCGACTGGCGCAGGCTGGCACCGCACTGGACGACGCCGCGCTCGATGCCCTGCTGGCCGAGCAGCACTGGTCGCTGGGCGACTGGCGCGCCAGTGCCGACCGCATCGTCCACCGCCGCTTCTTCAACATCACCGACCTCATCGGCGTGCGGCAGGAAGACGCGGAAGTTTTCGCCCTTACCCATAGCTGGATCATTGATGCTGTCGCGGCCGGTCAGGTGCAGGGCCTGCGCGTCGACCACATAGACGGCCTCGCCCGCCCGGGCGGCTATCTCCACCGCCTGCGCGAGGCCGTGGGCGACACCCCGGTCTGGATCGAAAAGATCGTGAAACCCGGCGAACAGATCCCCGCGAACTGGCCGATCGAGGGCATGAGCGGCTATGAATTCATGAGCCCGGTCACCCGCCTGCTGACCGATCCCGCCGGTCTTGCCGCCATGCGCGAGGCGGCGGACGGGGCAGTGCCCCCCTCCACCACGCAGGAAGTGCGCAAGGTGCGCGGCGAACTGCTGGAACAGGTCTTCACGCCCGAACTGGAGCGTGTCACGGATGCCGCCATGGCCGCGCTGTCCGCCCACGAGGACGCACAGCCTGCGGTGATGGACGCAGTTGCCCGGCTGGCGACCGCCTGGCCGGTCTACCGTTCCTACGCTGCCGACCTGTGCCCCCTGTCCCCGCAAATCAACGAGGCCGTCGCGGCGACCGGCCCGCAAAAAGACGCAGCGCGGCTGGTGGACTTGCTGCGCGCGCCCGACGACCCGCTTGCCCGCGCTTTCGCTGCGCGCTTCGAACAGCTGACCGGCGCCCTCACCGCCAAGTCCGAAGAGGACACGGTGTTCTTCCGCAGCATCGCCTTCCTGCCCTTTTGCGAAGTAGGTTCGGAGCCGGACCTCGACCCCATCGACCGGGAGGGGTTCCAGGAACTCATGGCGATGCGCGCGGCCGAAACACCGCTCGCGCTCGATGCCCTTTCCACCCACGATACCAAGCGTTCCGCCGATGCGCGCGCGGTGCTGATCGCCCTCAGCCACTTCCCG
Proteins encoded in this window:
- the treY gene encoding malto-oligosyltrehalose synthase — encoded protein: MPPAVPVATYRLQLRCGVDLDRARTLLPWLVELGVSHLYLSPPFHAASGSTHGYDVIDPTRIDPVLGGEEAFAALSDAAQRVGIGIVIDIVPNHMAFTPENRFLADVMRHGTDSRFAGVFDIDWDKGPIHFPVLDGTVAEVHAAGQIALAGSGDDPSLRVYDREYPLRLTPLAQRLAQAGTALDDAALDALLAEQHWSLGDWRASADRIVHRRFFNITDLIGVRQEDAEVFALTHSWIIDAVAAGQVQGLRVDHIDGLARPGGYLHRLREAVGDTPVWIEKIVKPGEQIPANWPIEGMSGYEFMSPVTRLLTDPAGLAAMREAADGAVPPSTTQEVRKVRGELLEQVFTPELERVTDAAMAALSAHEDAQPAVMDAVARLATAWPVYRSYAADLCPLSPQINEAVAATGPQKDAARLVDLLRAPDDPLARAFAARFEQLTGALTAKSEEDTVFFRSIAFLPFCEVGSEPDLDPIDREGFQELMAMRAAETPLALDALSTHDTKRSADARAVLIALSHFPQAAQDLYAEARETALSLGLPEGWGIYALQTALILRGQPDADERLADHIAKAMREAKELSRHEAPDEAAEAAVTALARTLLNDLSGAGLMPQDLAASLDAAVETVVLAQVALQLTAPGVPDIYQGTEGLAVALTDPDNRRPVDWEGLMALDAADTSLSARKLALTRELLARRRASPRLFAQGSYRLVAADNALLVERGWDGEKFTFAIPIPVRQAARLADHPA